The proteins below come from a single Eucalyptus grandis isolate ANBG69807.140 chromosome 3, ASM1654582v1, whole genome shotgun sequence genomic window:
- the LOC104437808 gene encoding serine/threonine-protein kinase Aurora-1, giving the protein MAIAAETQQPQQKSSSEASAAEKRRWTLNDFDIGKPLGRGKFGHVYLAREKRSNHIVALKVLFKSQLQQSQVEHQLRREVEIQSHLRHPNILRLYGYFYDQKRVYLILEYAAKGELYKELQKCKYFSERRAATYVASLARALIYCHGKHVIHRDIKPENLLIGAQGELKIADFGWSVHTFNRRRTMCGTLDYLPPEMVESVEHDANVDIWSLGVLCYEFLYGVPPFEAKEHSDTYRRIVQVDLKFPSKPIVSSAAKDLISQMLVKDSSQRLPLHKLLEHPWIIQNAEPSGIYRG; this is encoded by the exons ATGGCGATTGCTGCCGAGACTCAGCAGCCCCAGCAGAAG tCTTCTTCAGAAGCTTCGGCGGCTGAGAAGCGGAGGTGGACGCTCAATGACTTCGACATCGGCAAGCCTCTCGGACGAGGGAAATTCGGGCATGTTTACTTGGCAAGAGAGAAAAGG AGCAATCATATCGTGGCACTGAAAGTCCTCTTCAAGAGCCAGCTGCAACAGTCTCAGGTCGAGCATCAGCTGCGACGTGAAGTGGAGATCCAGAGTCATCTTCGACACCCTAATATTTTACGACTTTACGGGTATTTTTATGATCAG AAACGAGTTTACTTGATACTAGAATATGCAGCCAAAGGAGAACTCTATAAGGAACTCCAAAAGTGTAAATACTTCAGCGAGAGGCGTGCAGCTACT TACGTTGCATCTTTAGCTCGGGCACTCATTTATTGTCATGGCAAGCATGTTATTCACAGAGACATCAAGCCCGAGAACCTGTTGATTGGAGCTCAG GGTGAGCTTAAGATTGCAGATTTTGGGTGGTCTGTGCATACATTTAATCGTAGAAGAACCATGTGTGGAACATTAGACTACCTTCCACCGGAAATGG TCGAGAGTGTTGAGCATGATGCCAATGTAGATATATGGAGCTTGGGAGTCCTATGCTATGAGTTTCTGTATGGGGTTCCACCATTTGAGGCAAAGGAACATTCGGATACATACAGAAG GATTGTGCAAGTGGACCTGAAGTTCCCTTCAAAACCGATCGTTTCTTCTGCTGCAAAGGACCTTATTAGTCAG ATGCTAGTAAAGGATTCATCACAGCGCCTGCCTCTGCACAAGCTTCTCGAACATCCATGGATTATTCAAAACGCAGAACCCTCTGGCATCTACAGGGGTTGA